The Apium graveolens cultivar Ventura chromosome 6, ASM990537v1, whole genome shotgun sequence genome contains a region encoding:
- the LOC141666368 gene encoding uncharacterized protein LOC141666368, with amino-acid sequence MTKWAEAKAMRKINQQDCIKFMDSIIMRFGIPVVLISDNGPQFVGSEFEAYLNELGIKHKRASVTHPQGNGQVEVTNRTILWGLEKSLEESKKTWPNELPKVLWSYRTTPRTGTNETPFKLVYGTEARIPIETGSPSHRVINFDEISNIEGLKTNLELLDEVRDKAVKRMENYKENTRLYFGKKAKIRKYETGDLVLRHTEASDPTNQGKLQPNWEGPYRVKEVLRPGNYKLSYLGGTKVPNTWHRARLRKFYQ; translated from the coding sequence ATGACAAAGTGGGCAGAAGCCAAGGCTATGAGGAAAATCAATCAACAAGATTGCATCAAATTTATGGATTCAATCATCATGAGATTCGGAATCCCGGTAGTTCTCATCTCCGACAATGGCCCACAGTTCGTTGGGTCCGAATTCGAGGCATATCTGAATGAGCTCGGAATCAAGCACAAAAGAGCATCGGTTACACACCCTCAGGGGAATGGACAGGTCGAAGTAACTAATAGAACCATACTTTGGGGCCTGGAAAAAAGTCTAGAGGAGTCCAAGAAAACTTGGCCGAATGAGCTTCCGAAAGTCCTGTGGTCCTACAGAACCACCCCTAGGACGGGAACGAATGAGACCCCCTTCAAGCTTGTGTACGGTACCGAAGCCCGCATACCAATCGAAACCGGGTCCCCTTCCCATAGGGTCATTAACTTTGACGAGATCTCAAACATTGAAGGACTTAAGACCAACCTGGAGCTCCTAGATGAGGTAAGAGACAAGGCGGTAAAAAGGATGGAAAATTACAAAGAAAATACAAGGCTCTACTTTGGGAAGAAGgcaaaaatcagaaagtatgaAACAGGAGACTTGGTACTCCGGCACACCGAAGCCTCGGACCCAACCAATCAGGGAAAACTCCAACCCAACTGGGAAGGCCCCTACAGGGTTAAAGAAGTACTCCGACCAGGAAATTACAAGCTAAGCTACCTCGGGGGGACCAAAGTCCCAAACACGTGGCACAGAGCCCgcctaaggaaattctaccagtaA
- the LOC141666369 gene encoding uncharacterized protein LOC141666369: protein MECTFPVRHLPSPQEIVPKGTNPETDFWKLYVDGSSTAGRSGVGLILISPEGFTVQQAITFAFKATNNQAEYEALISGLKLAKSLGISKMTVYSDSQIVVKQTSGEYIAKDPTLAQYQAMNTSDIVGSIYFEELRVPSTERVKVLCIGSPDNWMTPYIAYLRDGTLPEDHKKARYLKHKAAHFFLEDGQLYRRTFSAPTLKCVDPDEANYCLREVHEGIYGDHLAAKALAYKVIRQGYYWPTIHSDSIAYVKKCPQC from the exons ATGGAATGCACCTTCCCGGTGCGGCATCTACCCTCCCCCCAAGAGATAGTCCCAAAAGGAACCAACCCAGAAACGGATTTCTGGAAGCTCTATGTTGATGGATCATCCACAGCCGGAAGGTCCGGAGTGGGCCTCATCCTTATCAGCCCGGAGGGATTTACCGTTCAACAGGCAATAACTTTTGCTTTCAAGGCAACGAATAATCAGGCCGAATATGAGGCACTCATCTCTGGGCTCAAATTGGCAAAATCTCTTGGTATTTCAAAGATGACCGTCTACAGTGATTCTCAGATCGTGGTCAAGCAAACCAGTGGAGAATATATCGCGAAAGATCCAACTCTGGCACAATACCAGGCAATG AATACTTCGGACATCGTCGGTTCAATATACTTCGAAGAACTCAGAGTACCCAGCACGGAGCGAGTTAAAGTCCTGTGCATCGGGAGCCCAGACAATTGGATGACTCCCTACATAGCTTACTTAAGAGATGGGACACTCCCGGAAGATCATAAAAAAGCCAGGTACTTGAAGCACAAAGCTGCTCATTTCTTCCTAGAGGATGGGCAATTATACAGAAGAACATTCTCAGCACCCACCCTGAAATGCGTGGACCCAGATGAGGCCAATTATTGCCTCCGAGAGGTTCATGAAGGCATCTACGGAGACCACCTGGCGGCCAAAGCTCTAGCTtacaaagtcatcagacaaggATATTACTGGCCCACAATCCACTCGGACTCCATCGCTTATGTTAAGAAATGCCCCCAATGCTAG